Within the Micrococcales bacterium genome, the region AACCTGCGCCCGGTGAAGCTCTACCCCGGTGTGCGCACCCCGCTGGCGGGCAAGGGCCCTGAACACATCGACATGGTCGTGTGCCGCGAGGGCACGGAAGGACCGTATGTCGGGGCCGGCGGGGCCATGCGGGTGGGGACGCCGCACGAGATCGCGGTCGAAGAGAGCCTCAACACCCGCTTCGGCGTGGAGCGCATCGTGCGCGACGCGTTCCAGCGGGCCTCCCGCCGCCGGGGCAAGGTCACGCTCGTGCACAAGACCAACGTCCTGACCAACGCCGGCTCGCTGTGGCAGCGGACGTTCGAAGAGGTGGCTGAGAAGTACCCGGACATCGAGACCGACTACTGCCACGTCGACGCCGCGAGCATGTTCTTCTTGACCTCGCCCGAGCGCTTCGACGTCGTGGTGACCGACAACCTGTTCGGCGACATCCTCACCGACATCGGTGCGGCCATCGCCGGCGGCATCGGGCTGTCTGCCAGCGGAAACCTCGATGTGACGCGCCGCAATCCGAGTATGTTCGAGCCTGTACACGGTTCGGCGCCGGACATCGCCGGGCAGGGTAAGGCCGATCCCACGGCCACCGTGCTCAGTGTGTCCATGATGCTGGACCACCTCGGTGAACAGGAGGCTGCGATGGCGGTTGAGAAGGCGGTGACCGAAGACCTGGCGACGCGTGGCGACGCCGTACGCAGCACCTCGCAGATCGGCGACGACCTCGTGGGACGGGTGACGGGATGACCGACTTCGCCATCGAACTGTCCCCGACGCCGCGCAACGACCAGCAGCGGCAGGCGATCCTCGCCGACCCCGGCTTCGGCCGACACTTCACCGACCACATGGTGAGCATCCGTTTCGACCGCGGGCGCGGGTGGTACGAGCCCAGCGTGGTCCCCTACGGGCCCATCTCCTTGGACCCGGCGACGAACTTCATCCACTACGGGCAGTCGATCTTCGAGGGGATGAAGGCCTACCGCCACGCCGACGGGCACATCCGCACGTTCCGGCCGCTGAAGAACGCGCACCGTTTCCGGGCCTCTGCCCGGCGACTGGCGATGCCGGAGATTCCCGCGGAGATGTTCATCCAATCCCTGGTCGAACTCGCGCGCATTGATGGCGCCTGGGTGCCGTCGGACCCCGAGAAGTCGCTGTACCTGCGGCCTTTCATGTTCTCCACCGAGGTGGGGCTGGGGGTGAAGCCGGCGGATGAGTATCAGTACCTGCTCATCGCCTCGCCGGCTGGGGCCTACTTCCCGCGCGGTGTGGCGCCGGTGTCGGTGTGGCTCACCCCGGACTACGTTCGCGCAGCGGTGGGTGGAACCGGGGAGGCGAAGTGCGCAGGCAACTACGCCGCGTCCTTGATCGCCCAGGCCGAGGCGAGCCTGCACGGCTGTGACCAGGTGGTGTGGCTGGACGCCAAGGAGCACGAGTGGGTCGAGGAGATGGGCGGGATGAACCTGTTCTTCGTCTTCGGCACCGGCGATTCCGCGCGACTGGTGACGCCGCCGCTGACGGGGTCGCTACTCCCCGGGGTGACCCGCGACTCGATCCTCATCATGGCCCAGCAGGATCTCGGCATCTCAGTGTCCGAGGAGCCCGTGAGCGTCACCCAGTGGAAGGCCGGGTGCGAATCCGGTGAGATCTCCGAGGTCTTCGCCTGCGGCACGGCGGCCGTGATCACGCCGGTCGGGGAGGTCAAGAGTCGCATCGGTGCCTGGGCGGTGTCCGATGGCGGGGCAGGCCCGATCACGATGCGCTTGCGCAACGCCCTGCTCAGCCTGCAGTCGGGGCAGAGCCCGGACACTCACGCCTGGATGTACGAACTGGCGTGACGGGCGGGTGGATCCCTCGCCCAGCGCCGCGGCCGGTCGGCACCCATGCCAGGCGACCCTCGCGCCCTGGGCGACCCTCGCATGCCGCCGATGTGCCACACTGGCCCCATGCGTTCCGCGCTGATTATCGACAGGCGCATCGGCTGACACCGTCACCGATGCGCTGACCCTCGTGCCCTCGGGCCCGGGGGTTTTTCGTTGGAAGGATTGACATGGACCAGCAGTTCCAGTTGTTCGACACCACGCTGCGCGACGGGGCGCAGCGCGAAGGCATCTCCTTCTCGGTGGAGGACAAACTGGCCATCTGTCGCCTGCTCGACGAGTACGGCGTGGGTTTCATCGAAGGGGGCTGGCCCGGTGCCATGCCCAAAGACACCGAGTTCTTCGCCCGGGCCGCCGATGAACTGAAACTGCGCAACGCCACCCTGGTCGCGTTCGGGGCCACCCGAAAAGCCGGTGTGGACGTGGCCGAGGACCCGCAGGTGGCGGCTCTGCTGGACAGTGGGGCGCCGGTGATCACGCTGGTCGCCAAGTCCGACATCCGGCATGTCCGGGAGGCGCTGCGGACGACCCCCGAGGAGAACCTCGCCATGGTCACCGACACAGTCCGGTACTTGTTGGCCCAGGGCCGCCGGGTCTTCGTCGACTGTGAGCACTTCTTCGACGGGTACAAACACGACGCCGACTACGCGGTCTCCGTGGCGCGCGCCGCGCTGGACGCCGGGGCCGAGGCGGCGGTGATGTGTGACACGAACGGCGGCATGCTGCCCACAGGCCTCTCCCGGATCGTCACGGACGTGCACTCCAAGGTGAGCGGCCGGCTCGGCATCCACTGTCAGGACGACACCGGATGCGCGATCGCGAACACCGTGGCAGCAGTCGAGGCCGGGGCCACTCATGCCCAGTGCACGGCCAACGGGTACGGAGAGCGCACCGGCAACGCCGACCTGTTCGTCGTGGCCGCGAACCTGGAACTCAAACTCGGACTGCAGGTACTGCCGGAAGGCCACCTGCGCGAATCCGTGCGGATCTCGCACGCCATCGCGGAGATCGCCAACATCGCCCCGGACACTCATCAGCCGTACGTCGGCGTCAGCTCCTTCGCGCACAAGGCCGGGCTTCACGCCAGCGCACTGAAGGTCAACTACGACCTGTACAACCACGAGGACGCGTCCGTGGTGGGAAACGACATGCGGGTGCTGGTCACGGAGATGGCCGGGCGGGCGTCGGTGGAGTTGAAGGGCAAGGAACTCGGGTACGACCTCTCGGAGGACCCGGCGCTGCTCGCGCGCGTGGTCGATCGGGTCAAGGAGCTCGAGGCTCGCGGGTGGACGTTCGAAGCCGCGGACGCCTCCTTCGAACTGCTCATCGTCGATGAGCGCGAGCACGGCCGCACCCGTCCTTTCACCGTGGAGTCGTGGCGCACCATCGTGGAGCAGCGCATCGACGGCGAGGTCGTCAGCGAGGCGACGGTGAAGGTGGTCGCCGACGATCAGCGGATGGTCGCGGTGGGGGAGGGCAACGGTCCGGTGAACGCGCTGGACAATGCCCTGCGCTCGGCGCTCACCGAGCTCTACCCCGAGCTGGCGGCCCTGCACCTCGTGGACTACAAAGTCCGCATCCTCGAGGGGGTCAGAGGCACCGGCGCGGTCACGCGCACGCTGGTCGGGACCACCGATGGTACGCGGCGGTGGGACACCGTCGGGGTGCACGAGAACGTCATCGCCGCGTCGTGGATGGCGCTCGAGGACGCGTTCGGCTACGGCCTGCTGGGAGTCGAGCGGGGGGACTGACGTCCGGCGGCCACCGGCCCGCGACTGCGCAAGTAGGCTCGTCCCGTGAGGATTGCGCGCTACCGGCACGACGGGGATGTCAGTTACGGGATCGTGGACGGGGAGATCGTCCGGCAGATCGCGGGGACTCCGTTCCCGACGGTGGCCGGCATCGAGGTCACCGGTGCCGAGGTCCACATCGACGACGTGGATCTGCTCGCGCCGGTGCTGC harbors:
- a CDS encoding 3-isopropylmalate dehydrogenase, whose product is MAYRIATIPGDGIGSEVVEQALRVLAATGVAIETTEFDLGAARYNATGEVLPDAELESIRSYDAILLGAVGDPSVPPGVLERGLLLRLRFGLDHHVNLRPVKLYPGVRTPLAGKGPEHIDMVVCREGTEGPYVGAGGAMRVGTPHEIAVEESLNTRFGVERIVRDAFQRASRRRGKVTLVHKTNVLTNAGSLWQRTFEEVAEKYPDIETDYCHVDAASMFFLTSPERFDVVVTDNLFGDILTDIGAAIAGGIGLSASGNLDVTRRNPSMFEPVHGSAPDIAGQGKADPTATVLSVSMMLDHLGEQEAAMAVEKAVTEDLATRGDAVRSTSQIGDDLVGRVTG
- a CDS encoding branched-chain amino acid aminotransferase, whose product is MTDFAIELSPTPRNDQQRQAILADPGFGRHFTDHMVSIRFDRGRGWYEPSVVPYGPISLDPATNFIHYGQSIFEGMKAYRHADGHIRTFRPLKNAHRFRASARRLAMPEIPAEMFIQSLVELARIDGAWVPSDPEKSLYLRPFMFSTEVGLGVKPADEYQYLLIASPAGAYFPRGVAPVSVWLTPDYVRAAVGGTGEAKCAGNYAASLIAQAEASLHGCDQVVWLDAKEHEWVEEMGGMNLFFVFGTGDSARLVTPPLTGSLLPGVTRDSILIMAQQDLGISVSEEPVSVTQWKAGCESGEISEVFACGTAAVITPVGEVKSRIGAWAVSDGGAGPITMRLRNALLSLQSGQSPDTHAWMYELA
- a CDS encoding citramalate synthase; its protein translation is MDQQFQLFDTTLRDGAQREGISFSVEDKLAICRLLDEYGVGFIEGGWPGAMPKDTEFFARAADELKLRNATLVAFGATRKAGVDVAEDPQVAALLDSGAPVITLVAKSDIRHVREALRTTPEENLAMVTDTVRYLLAQGRRVFVDCEHFFDGYKHDADYAVSVARAALDAGAEAAVMCDTNGGMLPTGLSRIVTDVHSKVSGRLGIHCQDDTGCAIANTVAAVEAGATHAQCTANGYGERTGNADLFVVAANLELKLGLQVLPEGHLRESVRISHAIAEIANIAPDTHQPYVGVSSFAHKAGLHASALKVNYDLYNHEDASVVGNDMRVLVTEMAGRASVELKGKELGYDLSEDPALLARVVDRVKELEARGWTFEAADASFELLIVDEREHGRTRPFTVESWRTIVEQRIDGEVVSEATVKVVADDQRMVAVGEGNGPVNALDNALRSALTELYPELAALHLVDYKVRILEGVRGTGAVTRTLVGTTDGTRRWDTVGVHENVIAASWMALEDAFGYGLLGVERGD